A single Pseudomonas sp. MM223 DNA region contains:
- a CDS encoding Long-chain-fatty-acid--CoA ligase, protein MLQTRIIKPAEGAYDYPLLIKRLLMSGSRYEKTREIVYRDQLRLTYPQLNERIARLANVLTEAGVKAGDTVAVMDWDSHRYLECMFAIPMIGAVVHTINVRLSPEQILYTMNHAEDRVVLVNSDFVGLYQAIAGQLTTVDKTLLLTDGPDKTAELPGLVGEYEQLLAAASPRYDFPDFDENSVATTFYTTGTTGNPKGVYFTHRQLVLHTLAEASVTGSIDSVRLLGSNDVYMPITPMFHVHAWGIPYAATMLGMKQVYPGRYEPDMLVKLWREEKVTFSHCVPTILQMLLNCPTSQGQDFGGWKIIIGGSALNRSLYQAALARGIQLTAAYGMSETCPLISAAHLNDELQAGSEDERVTYRIKAGVPVPLVEAAIVDGDGNFLPADGETQGELVLRAPWLTMGYFKEPEKSEELWQGGWLHTGDVATLDGMGYIDIRDRIKDVIKTGGEWVSSLDLEDLISRHPAVREVAVVGVADPQWGERPFALLVVRDGQAIDAKALKDHLKPFVEQGHINKWAIPSQIAVVTEIPKTSVGKLDKKRIRQDIVQWQASNSAFLSTL, encoded by the coding sequence ATGCTGCAGACCCGCATCATCAAGCCCGCCGAGGGCGCCTACGACTACCCGCTGCTGATCAAACGCCTGTTGATGTCCGGCAGCCGCTATGAAAAAACCCGCGAAATCGTCTACCGCGACCAGTTGCGCCTGACGTACCCGCAGCTCAACGAGCGCATCGCGCGGCTGGCCAACGTGCTGACCGAGGCCGGGGTGAAGGCCGGTGACACCGTGGCGGTAATGGACTGGGACAGCCACCGCTACCTGGAATGCATGTTCGCCATCCCGATGATCGGCGCCGTTGTGCACACCATCAACGTGCGCCTGTCGCCCGAGCAGATCCTCTACACCATGAACCACGCCGAAGACCGCGTGGTGCTGGTCAACAGCGATTTTGTCGGCCTTTACCAGGCCATTGCCGGGCAACTGACCACCGTCGACAAGACCCTGTTGCTGACCGATGGCCCGGACAAGACCGCCGAGCTGCCCGGCCTGGTGGGCGAGTACGAGCAGCTGCTGGCAGCCGCCAGCCCGCGCTACGACTTCCCTGATTTCGACGAAAACTCGGTGGCCACCACCTTCTACACCACCGGAACCACCGGCAACCCCAAGGGCGTGTACTTCACCCATCGGCAACTGGTACTGCACACCCTGGCCGAAGCTTCGGTCACCGGCAGCATCGACAGCGTGCGCCTGCTGGGTAGCAACGACGTGTACATGCCCATCACCCCGATGTTCCATGTGCATGCCTGGGGCATTCCCTACGCTGCCACCATGCTTGGCATGAAGCAGGTATACCCGGGGCGCTACGAGCCGGACATGCTGGTCAAGCTGTGGCGCGAAGAAAAGGTCACGTTCTCCCATTGCGTGCCGACCATCCTGCAGATGCTGCTCAACTGCCCGACCTCGCAAGGGCAGGACTTTGGCGGCTGGAAGATCATCATCGGCGGCAGCGCCCTCAACCGTTCGCTGTACCAGGCTGCCCTGGCGCGTGGCATCCAGCTGACTGCTGCGTATGGCATGTCCGAAACCTGCCCGCTGATCTCCGCTGCGCACCTGAACGACGAACTGCAGGCCGGCAGCGAGGATGAGCGTGTTACCTACCGCATCAAGGCCGGCGTGCCGGTGCCGCTGGTCGAGGCGGCCATTGTCGATGGCGACGGCAACTTCCTTCCGGCAGATGGCGAAACCCAGGGCGAACTGGTGCTGCGTGCGCCATGGCTGACCATGGGCTACTTCAAGGAGCCGGAAAAGAGCGAAGAACTGTGGCAGGGGGGCTGGCTGCACACTGGCGATGTCGCCACCCTCGACGGCATGGGTTACATCGACATTCGTGACCGCATCAAGGATGTGATCAAGACCGGTGGCGAGTGGGTTTCTTCGCTCGACCTGGAAGACCTGATCAGCCGACACCCGGCCGTGCGCGAAGTGGCGGTGGTGGGGGTGGCCGACCCGCAGTGGGGCGAGCGCCCGTTTGCCCTGCTGGTGGTGCGCGACGGCCAGGCCATCGATGCCAAGGCGCTCAAGGACCATCTCAAGCCGTTTGTCGAGCAGGGGCACATCAACAAGTGGGCGATTCCTAGCCAGATCGCCGTTGTTACTGAAATTCCCAAGACCAGTGTCGGCAAGCTCGACAAGAAACGCATCCGCCAGGACATCGTCCAGTGGCAGGCCAGCAACAGCGCGTTCCTTTCCACGCTGTAA
- a CDS encoding putative protein, producing MNKTRSLLQAGVLGLSLLATSVMAAVSADEAAKLGSTLTPMGAEKAGNADGSIGPWEPLSKSAGSVDGKGFLADPYGSEKPLFTITAQNAEQYKDKLSPGQLAMFKRYPETFRIPVFKTHRGSTVPADVFAAIKKNATQTTLVEGGNGLNNFDTAVPFPIPKSGLEVIWNHITRYRGGSVSRLVTQATPQQNGSFNPVYFSDQFVFRDRMKDYDPANPGNILFYFKQEVTAPARLAGTVLLVHETLDQVKEPRKAWIYNAGQRRVRQAPQVSYDGPGTAADGLRTSDNLDMFNGAPDRYDWKLEGKKELYIASNAFKLDDPKLKYADIIKAGHINQDLSRYELRRVWHVVATLKPGQRHIYAKRDFYIDEDTWQAAVIDQYDGRGQLWRVSEAHSQPYYNKEVPWYTLETIYDLQSGRYLALGMKNEEKRAYDFGFSASKADFQPAALRQSGIR from the coding sequence ATGAACAAGACCAGAAGTCTGCTGCAAGCCGGTGTACTGGGCCTGTCCCTGCTGGCGACCAGCGTCATGGCTGCGGTATCCGCCGACGAGGCGGCCAAGTTGGGCAGTACCCTGACCCCGATGGGCGCCGAAAAGGCCGGTAACGCCGATGGCTCGATCGGCCCGTGGGAGCCACTGTCGAAGAGTGCGGGTAGCGTCGACGGCAAAGGCTTCCTGGCCGACCCGTATGGCAGTGAAAAGCCGCTGTTCACCATCACTGCGCAGAACGCCGAGCAGTACAAGGACAAGCTTTCGCCGGGCCAGCTGGCGATGTTCAAGCGCTACCCGGAAACCTTCAGGATCCCGGTTTTCAAAACCCATCGCGGCTCCACGGTACCTGCCGACGTGTTCGCTGCCATCAAGAAAAACGCCACCCAGACCACGCTGGTGGAAGGTGGCAACGGCCTGAACAACTTCGACACGGCGGTGCCGTTCCCGATCCCGAAAAGCGGCCTGGAAGTGATCTGGAACCACATCACCCGTTACCGGGGCGGCAGTGTCAGCCGCCTGGTGACCCAGGCAACGCCACAGCAGAACGGCTCTTTCAACCCGGTGTACTTCTCCGATCAGTTCGTCTTCCGCGACAGGATGAAGGATTACGACCCGGCCAACCCGGGCAACATCCTGTTCTACTTCAAGCAGGAAGTGACCGCGCCGGCACGCCTGGCCGGTACGGTGCTGCTGGTGCACGAAACCCTCGACCAAGTGAAGGAGCCACGCAAGGCCTGGATCTACAACGCCGGCCAGCGTCGCGTACGCCAGGCGCCGCAAGTGTCGTACGACGGCCCGGGTACCGCCGCCGACGGCCTGCGAACCTCGGACAACCTGGACATGTTCAACGGTGCGCCAGACCGCTACGACTGGAAGCTGGAAGGCAAGAAGGAGCTGTACATTGCCTCCAACGCCTTCAAGCTGGATGACCCCAAGCTGAAGTACGCCGACATCATCAAGGCCGGGCACATCAACCAGGACCTGTCCCGTTACGAGCTGCGCCGCGTCTGGCACGTGGTCGCAACCCTCAAGCCGGGCCAGCGGCACATCTACGCCAAGCGTGACTTCTACATCGACGAGGACACCTGGCAGGCTGCAGTGATCGACCAGTACGATGGCCGTGGTCAGCTGTGGCGCGTGTCCGAAGCCCATTCCCAGCCGTATTACAACAAAGAGGTGCCTTGGTACACCCTGGAAACCATCTACGACCTGCAGTCGGGTCGTTACCTGGCCCTGGGCATGAAAAACGAAGAGAAGCGCGCCTACGACTTCGGCTTCAGTGCCAGCAAGGCTGATTTCCAGCCTGCGGCGTTGCGCCAGTCGGGTATTCGCTGA
- the malT_1 gene encoding HTH-type transcriptional regulator MalT (*Name malT_1), with protein MTDLSRTHGFASQALGLLDGRFFRPPLPDGHVPRLRLCQRLHAGLGGRLLLVNAPAGFGKSSLAIEFCEALPEHWRSLWLGLSQRDADPGRFLERLLEGLQQYCPALGGQAMGLLKMRQRHQPFAFEEWIDGLLDELALYLQADTPLLLVLDDYHLAQGPVLDRCLQFFLNHLPAGLVLLVTSRQRPDWHLARLRLSRQLVELNEQDLRLTAEESLAVIGRQPTGLRGQALDNLIQRSDGWVAGLRFWQLAASESADEQALPQALHGGEGLIRDYLLEEVIDMLPADVQAFLYDTACQERFCAPLCDALRGRHDSAAVLRFLQAHQVFLVPLDEHGHWFRYHHLFSDLLRSRQASEPLAGLQLRACRWFESQGLLDEAVEQALRAGHLDVAANLVQSLSEEQLLAEQNVGMLLRWKMDLPDSLLISTPRLIVLYSWALGLACQLDAAEELAGYLSRFLPAPSATAQKSMLAQWLALSGVIARGRGDRERTLAYCGEALQSLPSKRYGQRLVCLSTLSNLAIADGDFWRARGWNREALELAQRVGNPLFEALAHYDRARVLHARGEVLRALDEVRHGLQRLQGLSAQRLYAVRARLTLYEGYLLVSRLQPAQGRARLRAGLGEARACRDISVLIGHCVIATLDGREGHFAEAFAELAEAERLMHIWDVPPVYYLAMITLVKCELWLAQGRTDLAESWLLRLGQTYGGEQPAAAPEFHPLLPLHIALQQALLERIQLRGDAAVQRLASLVERGQASGGMLLTVSALCQWLSLLLDEGREGQAAQLLPSLLASAQGGVLQPFQPLLEKHPHWLHEQLQASAACPVQGELLKRLPQLPSATTGTGEALSGRELAVLELIAQGCSNQQISERLFISLHTVKTHASHINSKLGVERRTQAVAKAQSLGLLA; from the coding sequence ATGACAGATCTGTCCCGTACGCATGGATTCGCGAGTCAGGCCCTGGGCCTGCTGGACGGGCGTTTCTTCCGGCCGCCGCTGCCAGACGGCCATGTACCGCGCCTGCGCTTGTGCCAGCGCCTGCACGCCGGGCTTGGTGGCCGGCTGCTGCTGGTCAATGCCCCGGCGGGTTTCGGCAAAAGCTCGCTGGCCATCGAATTTTGTGAAGCGTTACCCGAGCACTGGCGCAGCCTGTGGCTGGGCCTGAGCCAGCGTGATGCCGACCCTGGTCGCTTCCTTGAGCGCCTGCTCGAAGGCCTGCAACAGTACTGCCCGGCACTGGGCGGGCAGGCCATGGGCCTGCTGAAAATGCGCCAGCGCCACCAACCGTTCGCCTTCGAGGAGTGGATCGACGGCCTGCTCGACGAGCTGGCGCTGTACCTGCAAGCCGATACCCCTTTGCTGCTGGTGCTGGACGACTATCACCTTGCCCAGGGGCCCGTGCTCGACCGTTGCCTGCAATTCTTCCTCAATCACCTGCCTGCCGGCTTGGTGTTGCTGGTTACCAGCCGCCAGCGCCCGGACTGGCACCTGGCGCGTTTGCGTCTGTCGCGCCAGCTAGTCGAACTGAACGAACAGGATTTGCGCCTTACCGCCGAAGAGTCGCTGGCGGTGATCGGCCGGCAGCCAACAGGCCTGCGTGGCCAGGCGCTGGACAACCTGATCCAGCGCAGCGACGGTTGGGTGGCCGGTTTGCGCTTCTGGCAACTGGCAGCCAGCGAGTCGGCGGACGAGCAAGCCTTGCCCCAGGCCTTGCATGGCGGCGAAGGCCTGATCCGCGACTACCTGCTTGAAGAAGTCATCGACATGCTGCCCGCCGACGTACAGGCCTTCCTGTACGACACGGCCTGCCAGGAGCGCTTCTGCGCCCCGTTGTGCGATGCCTTGCGGGGCCGCCACGACAGCGCCGCTGTGCTGCGCTTCTTGCAGGCACACCAGGTGTTCCTGGTGCCGCTGGACGAGCATGGCCACTGGTTCCGCTACCATCACCTGTTCTCCGATCTGCTGCGCAGCCGGCAGGCCAGTGAACCGCTGGCCGGCCTGCAGTTGCGTGCTTGTCGCTGGTTTGAAAGCCAGGGCCTGCTGGACGAGGCGGTGGAGCAGGCGTTGCGTGCCGGCCACCTCGATGTCGCCGCCAATCTGGTGCAGAGCCTGTCCGAAGAGCAACTGCTGGCCGAGCAGAACGTTGGCATGTTGCTGCGCTGGAAGATGGACCTGCCCGACAGCCTGCTGATCAGCACGCCACGGTTGATCGTGCTGTACAGCTGGGCGCTGGGCCTGGCGTGCCAGCTGGACGCAGCCGAGGAACTGGCCGGCTACCTCAGCCGCTTTCTGCCTGCCCCCTCGGCGACTGCGCAGAAGTCGATGCTGGCCCAGTGGCTGGCGCTGAGTGGGGTCATTGCCCGTGGCCGAGGTGACCGCGAGCGCACCCTGGCCTATTGCGGCGAAGCGCTGCAGAGCCTGCCGAGCAAGCGTTATGGCCAACGCCTGGTGTGTTTGTCGACGCTGTCCAACCTGGCCATTGCCGATGGCGACTTCTGGCGGGCCCGAGGCTGGAACCGCGAAGCCCTGGAGCTGGCCCAGCGGGTCGGCAATCCGTTGTTCGAGGCGCTGGCCCATTACGACCGGGCGCGAGTGCTGCACGCCCGTGGCGAGGTGTTGCGCGCACTGGACGAAGTGCGCCACGGGCTTCAGCGTCTGCAAGGGCTTTCGGCGCAGCGGCTGTACGCCGTGCGCGCGCGCCTGACGCTTTACGAAGGTTACCTGTTGGTCTCGCGCCTGCAACCTGCCCAGGGGCGCGCGCGTTTGCGCGCCGGGTTGGGCGAGGCGCGGGCCTGTCGGGATATCAGTGTGCTGATCGGCCATTGCGTCATTGCTACCCTCGATGGCCGGGAAGGGCACTTTGCCGAGGCCTTTGCCGAATTGGCCGAAGCCGAGCGCCTGATGCATATCTGGGACGTGCCCCCGGTCTACTACCTGGCCATGATTACCCTGGTCAAATGCGAACTGTGGCTGGCCCAGGGGCGTACAGACCTGGCCGAGTCCTGGCTGCTGCGCCTGGGCCAGACCTACGGCGGCGAGCAGCCGGCGGCAGCGCCGGAGTTTCACCCGCTGCTGCCGCTGCACATTGCGTTACAACAGGCGCTGCTCGAGCGTATCCAGTTACGTGGCGACGCCGCCGTGCAACGCCTGGCAAGCCTGGTCGAACGCGGCCAGGCCAGTGGCGGCATGCTGCTCACCGTCAGCGCCCTGTGCCAATGGCTCTCGCTGCTGCTGGACGAAGGCCGGGAAGGGCAGGCCGCGCAGTTGTTGCCAAGCCTGCTGGCATCCGCTCAGGGTGGCGTGCTGCAACCCTTCCAGCCGCTGCTTGAAAAGCATCCGCATTGGCTTCATGAACAACTGCAGGCAAGTGCCGCCTGCCCGGTTCAGGGCGAACTGCTCAAGCGCCTGCCGCAACTGCCAAGCGCCACCACGGGCACCGGCGAAGCCCTGAGCGGGCGCGAACTGGCCGTGCTTGAACTGATTGCCCAGGGCTGTTCCAACCAGCAGATCAGCGAGCGGCTGTTTATTTCCTTGCACACCGTGAAAACCCACGCCAGCCACATCAACAGCAAGCTGGGGGTTGAGCGGCGTACCCAGGCGGTGGCCAAGGCGCAATCGTTGGGGCTGCTGGCATGA
- the lapB gene encoding Lipopolysaccharide assembly protein B (*Name lapB) — MLQYGQKSFLIVDDFTDFRTSTRSMLRELGVRDVDTADSGEQALRMCAQKRYDFILQDFHLGDGKKNGQQVLEDLIIDKHISHECVFIMVTAESSQAIVLSAIEHEPDAYLTKPFNRVGLAQRVEKLFQRKTLLKPILQALDRNRPAEVLAACAELCKKDPRLAPLCLRYRADALRNLNRFEELEKFLKAILASRPQPWVYAALGALMHKRGQNAQAQGVYEQALKAFPIMPGLYDGMAEVLVAQGDTRRAQNLLEEAVRLSPLSVRRQSTLGKLALENEDFESASKAFRHAVNQGQSSRYKDAENNLGLVQALMSKNAGFGLDARTRVEINTTLSEVAKEYPEDQGLQVRARMMKAASLQQAGDPETAGKLTEQAIQRLDKMNQFFSVDSALTVAAQLQAMGQEAAALGVLKNCVESYGDDPKVMEKVGKLTDDPSVLNAITEAVTLNRQGVRSYQGGQLGEALQLFRKALGMQPKNISIALNTAQALLRIGGENPQPAIMQECQDALTSVAGIPASDNRYDRYRKLHIRVFGA; from the coding sequence ATGCTGCAGTACGGGCAAAAAAGCTTTCTGATCGTCGACGACTTTACCGACTTTCGCACGTCGACCCGGTCCATGCTGCGCGAGTTGGGCGTGCGCGATGTGGACACCGCTGACAGCGGCGAGCAGGCGCTGCGCATGTGCGCTCAAAAGCGCTATGACTTCATCCTGCAGGACTTCCACCTGGGCGACGGCAAGAAGAACGGCCAGCAGGTGCTCGAAGACCTGATCATCGACAAGCACATCAGCCATGAGTGCGTGTTCATCATGGTCACGGCCGAGAGCAGCCAGGCCATTGTCCTCAGCGCCATCGAGCACGAGCCCGATGCCTACCTGACCAAACCGTTCAACCGCGTTGGCCTGGCCCAGCGCGTCGAGAAACTGTTCCAGCGCAAGACGCTGCTCAAGCCGATTTTGCAGGCGCTGGACCGCAACCGCCCGGCCGAAGTGCTGGCCGCCTGTGCCGAGCTGTGCAAGAAGGACCCGCGCCTGGCACCGCTGTGCCTGCGCTACCGGGCCGACGCCCTGCGCAATCTCAACCGTTTCGAGGAGCTGGAAAAATTCCTCAAGGCCATCCTCGCCAGCCGCCCGCAGCCTTGGGTGTACGCCGCGTTAGGCGCCCTGATGCACAAGCGTGGCCAGAATGCCCAAGCCCAGGGTGTGTACGAGCAGGCGCTAAAGGCGTTTCCGATCATGCCCGGCCTTTACGATGGCATGGCCGAGGTGCTGGTGGCCCAGGGCGATACCAGGCGTGCACAAAACCTGCTGGAAGAGGCCGTACGCCTGTCGCCACTGTCAGTGCGTCGGCAGTCCACGCTGGGCAAGCTGGCGCTGGAAAACGAAGACTTCGAGAGCGCGTCGAAGGCGTTTCGCCATGCAGTAAACCAAGGGCAAAGCTCGCGCTACAAGGATGCTGAAAACAACCTTGGCCTGGTGCAGGCACTGATGAGCAAGAACGCAGGCTTTGGCCTGGACGCCCGTACCCGGGTCGAAATCAATACCACCCTCAGCGAAGTGGCCAAGGAGTACCCCGAGGACCAAGGCTTGCAGGTGCGTGCGCGGATGATGAAGGCGGCCAGCCTTCAGCAGGCGGGTGATCCGGAAACAGCCGGCAAGCTGACCGAACAGGCGATCCAGCGCCTGGACAAGATGAACCAGTTCTTCTCGGTCGATTCGGCCCTGACCGTTGCCGCGCAGTTACAGGCAATGGGGCAGGAAGCCGCCGCCCTCGGGGTATTGAAGAACTGTGTGGAAAGCTATGGCGATGACCCCAAGGTCATGGAGAAAGTGGGCAAGCTGACGGACGACCCCAGCGTGCTCAACGCCATTACCGAAGCGGTCACCCTCAATCGCCAGGGTGTGCGCAGTTACCAGGGAGGGCAGCTTGGCGAGGCGTTGCAACTGTTCCGCAAGGCGCTGGGTATGCAGCCGAAGAACATCAGCATCGCCCTTAACACCGCCCAGGCGCTGCTGCGCATCGGCGGTGAAAACCCTCAGCCCGCGATCATGCAGGAATGCCAGGACGCCTTGACCAGCGTGGCGGGTATCCCTGCCAGCGACAATCGCTATGACCGTTACCGCAAACTGCACATCCGAGTGTTCGGCGCATGA
- the sasA_1 gene encoding Adaptive-response sensory-kinase SasA (*Name sasA_1) — translation MNQDNQGLDFSTVIASTVHDLKSSLSALIQSHSQWVERLPEELRGGAEQGIMEHEFRHLNGMLVQLLGLYKLGINQLPVCPDYHELDDFIEAQLAAHQEVLKHNDILATWRVDTDNPLGFFDRELVASVIANVITNATRFAGHALLITIEEADNQLAICVNDDGPGYPKHMLERQEQYIQGIDSTSGSTGLGLYFAARIAALHESGGVRGRIEISNGGALGGGLFRLSLP, via the coding sequence ATGAATCAAGACAATCAGGGGCTGGATTTTTCCACGGTGATCGCCTCCACCGTGCACGACCTCAAAAGCTCTCTGTCAGCGCTGATCCAGTCCCATAGCCAGTGGGTGGAGCGCTTGCCCGAAGAGCTGCGCGGTGGTGCCGAGCAGGGGATCATGGAGCACGAGTTCCGCCACCTCAATGGCATGCTGGTACAGCTGCTTGGGCTGTACAAACTGGGCATCAACCAGTTGCCGGTGTGCCCGGACTACCACGAACTGGATGATTTCATCGAAGCGCAACTGGCGGCGCACCAGGAAGTGCTCAAGCACAACGACATCCTCGCCACCTGGCGCGTCGACACCGACAACCCGCTTGGCTTCTTCGACCGTGAACTGGTGGCCTCGGTGATTGCCAACGTCATCACCAACGCCACCCGCTTTGCCGGGCACGCCTTGCTGATTACCATCGAAGAGGCCGACAACCAGTTGGCCATCTGCGTAAACGATGACGGCCCGGGTTATCCAAAACACATGCTCGAGCGCCAGGAGCAATACATTCAGGGCATTGACTCGACCAGCGGCAGCACCGGCCTTGGCCTGTACTTCGCGGCGCGGATCGCGGCACTGCATGAAAGCGGCGGGGTGCGCGGGCGGATCGAGATCTCCAATGGCGGGGCGCTTGGGGGCGGGTTGTTCAGGTTGTCCCTGCCTTGA
- the chpS gene encoding Antitoxin ChpS (*Name chpS), producing the protein MQIKIQQWGNSAAIRLPATVLKQMRLGVGSTLSLDTAGETMVLKPVRSKPKYTLEELMAQCDLSAPESEDMADWNAMRPVGREV; encoded by the coding sequence ATGCAGATCAAGATTCAGCAGTGGGGCAACAGCGCCGCCATCCGCTTGCCGGCCACAGTGCTCAAACAGATGCGCCTCGGTGTCGGCTCCACCCTGAGCCTGGACACAGCGGGAGAGACGATGGTGCTCAAACCCGTCCGATCGAAACCCAAATATACCCTTGAGGAATTGATGGCCCAGTGCGACCTGAGCGCACCGGAGTCAGAGGACATGGCCGACTGGAATGCGATGCGCCCAGTAGGACGTGAAGTGTGA
- the pemK gene encoding Endoribonuclease PemK (*Name pemK): MKRVKFARGDIVRVNLDPTVGREQQGDGLPALVLTPAAFNASGLAVIVPITQGGDFARHAGFAVTLSGAGTQTQGVMLCNQVRTVDLEARFAKRVESVPEVVILDALARVQTLFD, translated from the coding sequence GTGAAACGGGTGAAATTCGCCAGGGGCGATATCGTTCGCGTCAACCTCGACCCCACAGTGGGGCGAGAACAACAGGGTGATGGGCTACCCGCACTGGTACTCACCCCGGCGGCATTCAATGCGTCAGGCCTGGCAGTGATCGTCCCGATCACCCAAGGTGGTGATTTTGCTAGGCATGCGGGTTTTGCAGTGACGCTCAGCGGTGCGGGCACGCAGACTCAGGGGGTGATGCTCTGCAACCAGGTACGCACAGTCGACCTTGAAGCACGCTTTGCCAAGCGCGTAGAGTCGGTGCCCGAAGTCGTCATACTAGATGCACTGGCCCGTGTGCAAACCCTATTCGATTAA